From the genome of Leguminivora glycinivorella isolate SPB_JAAS2020 chromosome Z, LegGlyc_1.1, whole genome shotgun sequence, one region includes:
- the LOC125241080 gene encoding ATP-dependent RNA helicase bel isoform X1, which yields MSNVTNQNGTGLEQQLAGLDLQPQAPKSAGRYIPPHLRRQLQANTSQGEESKRTSLDSHQSESRDNRSSFGGNSRGYDRGGRRDDRERDRDRDYDRGYDSRYPRRDRGRDQGYQNGESDRWSENDRWGSGGGGGGGGSGGGGGGGGGGRGGSSGGERERGMQRDVRRDEDFNEPPQPRNDRWKEPEPRPDDRGNSRWASDDVRRSSSRRDENDWTVPLPRDERQELELFGTGNTGINFSKYEDIPVEASGDRVPDFITSFEDVNLTEIMRSNISLARYDKPTPVQKYAIPIVLGHRDVMACAQTGSGKTAAFLVPILNQMYEAGPVKHMGPYNRRKQYPLGLVLAPTRELATQIFDEARKFAYRSRVRPCVVYGGSPIHEQFRELERGCHLLVATPGRLVDMLARGRVALDHCRHLVLDEADRMLDMGFEPQIRKIVECHTMPKTGERQTLMFSATFPKQIQVLAQDFLSNYVFLAVGRVGSTSENITQKVVWVEESQKRSFLLDLLNASNLLKRSRPEEDQLTLVFVETKKGADQLEEYLDSDGYPVTSIHGDRTQREREEALRRFRTGQTPILVATAVAARGLDIPHVRHVINFDLPSDVEEYVHRIGRTGRMGNLGVATSFFNDSNRGLARDLVELLVEAKQDVPNWLTSTAADGRLGGSGRRAGSRSGGGRFSSAGGSGFGARDFRTQPRQPPRSAGASSIGSGFGYGSGGGSYGGNYGGSYGGGGAGGGSGGPDWWDS from the exons atgagtaatgtTACCAACCAAAATGGAACAGGTCTAGAGCAGCAG CTTGCTGGTCTGGACTTGCAGCCTCAGGCTCCTAAGAGTGCTGGCCGCTACATTCCCCCGCATCTGCGCAGGCAGTTGCAGGCCAACACTTCTCAAG GGGAAGAGTCTAAGCGCACTAGCTTAGACAGTCATCAAAGCGAGTCGAGGGACAACCGTTCATCATTCGGAGGCAACTCTAGAGGCTACGACCGTGGTGGTCGGCGCGACGACCGCGAGCGTGACCGCGACCGTGACTACGATCGCGGCTATGATTCGCGATACCCGCGCAGGGACCGCG GTCGTGATCAGGGATATCAAAATGGCGAGTCAGATCGCTGGAGCGAGAACGACAGATGGGGTTCCGGCGGTGGTGGCGGCGGTGGtggcagcggcggcggcggcggcggcggcggcggcgggcgcggcggcagCTCGGGCGGCGAGCGTGAGCGCGGCATGCAGCGCGACGTGCGACGCGATGAGGACTTCAACGAGCCGCCGCAGCCGCGCAACGACCGCTGGAAGGAGCCGGAGCCGCGCCCGGACGACCGCGGCAATTCGCGCTGGGCCTCTGACGATGTCCGCCGTTCAAGCTCTCGCAGGGATGAG AATGACTGGACGGTCCCGCTACCTCGCGACGAGCGGCAGGAGTTGGAGCTGTTTGGCACGGGCAATACCGGGATCAACTTCTCCAAGTACGAGGACATCCCGGTCGAGGCCAGCGGTGACCGCGTGCCGGATTTCATTACTAGC TTCGAGGATGTTAACCTGACGGAAATCATGCGGTCGAACATAAGCCTCGCTCGCTACGACAAGCCCACTCCGGTCCAGAAGTACGCGATCCCGATCGTGCTCGGGCACCGGGACGTGATGGCGTGCGCGCAGACCGGCTCCGGCAAGACGGCCGCCTTCCTCGTGCCCATACTCAACCAGATGTACGAGGCGGGACCGGTCAAGCATATGGG ACCTTACAATCGACGCAAGCAGTACCCGCTGGGCCTCGTGCTGGCGCCCACTCGAGAGCTTGCTACTCAGATTTTCGATGAAGCACGGAAGTTCGCCTACCGCTCCCGTGTGCGCCCTTGTGTGGT gtatggTGGTTCACCGATCCATGAGCAGTTCCGCGAGCTGGAGCGCGGCTGCCACCTGCTGGTGGCAACGCCGGGCCGCCTGGTGGACATGCTGGCGCGCGGGCGCGTCGCGCTCGACCACTGCCGCCATCTCGTGCTCGACGAGGCCGACCGCATGTTGGACATGGGCTTCGAGCCGCAGATCCGCAAGATCGTCGAGTGCCACACCATGCCCAAGACCGGCGAGCGCCAGACTCTCATGTTCTCCGCCACCTTCCCCAAGCAGATTCAAGTGCTGGCGCAGGACTTCTTGAGCAACTACGTCTTCTTGGCGGTGGGACGAGTCGGTTCCACTTCTGAGAACATTACCCAGAAG GTGGTCTGGGTGGAAGAGTCACAAAAGCGCTCGTTCTTACTGGACTTGCTGAACGCTTCTAACTTGCTGAAACGTTCCCGCCCCGAGGAGGATCAACTCACCTTGGTGTTTGTTGAGACTAAGAAAG GAGCGGATCAACTGGAGGAGTACTTGGACAGCGACGGGTACCCGGTGACGTCGATCCACGGCGACCGCACGCAGCGCGAGCGCGAGGAGGCGCTGCGCCGCTTCCGCACGGGACAGACGCCCATTCTCGTCGCCACCGCCGTGGCTGCTAGAG GACTCGACATACCGCACGTGCGTCACGTGATCAACTTCGACCTGCCGTCCGACGTGGAGGAGTACGTGCACCGCATCGGGCGTACCGGCCGCATGGGCAACCTGGGCGTGGCCACGTCCTTCTTCAACGACTCCAACCGCGGGCTCGCGCGCGACCTCGTCGAGCTGCTGGTCGAGGCCAAGCAGGATGTGCCcaa TTGGCTGACGAGCACCGCTGCGGACGGGCGTCTGGGCGGCAgcggccgccgcgccggcagtcGCTCAGGCGGCGGGCGCTTCAGCAGCGCCGGTGGCAGCGGCTTCGGTGCCCGCGACTTCCGCACACAGCCGCGCCAGCCGCCGAGGAGCGCTGGAGCCTCTTCTATCGGTTCTG GATTTGGATATGGAAGCGGCGGCGGTTCATACGGCGGCAACTACGGCGGGTCatacggcggcggcggcgccggcggcggcagcggcggcCCCGACTGGTGGGACTCGTAA
- the LOC125241080 gene encoding ATP-dependent RNA helicase bel isoform X2: MSNVTNQNGTGLEQQLAGLDLQPQAPKSAGRYIPPHLRRQLQANTSQGRDQGYQNGESDRWSENDRWGSGGGGGGGGSGGGGGGGGGGRGGSSGGERERGMQRDVRRDEDFNEPPQPRNDRWKEPEPRPDDRGNSRWASDDVRRSSSRRDENDWTVPLPRDERQELELFGTGNTGINFSKYEDIPVEASGDRVPDFITSFEDVNLTEIMRSNISLARYDKPTPVQKYAIPIVLGHRDVMACAQTGSGKTAAFLVPILNQMYEAGPVKHMGPYNRRKQYPLGLVLAPTRELATQIFDEARKFAYRSRVRPCVVYGGSPIHEQFRELERGCHLLVATPGRLVDMLARGRVALDHCRHLVLDEADRMLDMGFEPQIRKIVECHTMPKTGERQTLMFSATFPKQIQVLAQDFLSNYVFLAVGRVGSTSENITQKVVWVEESQKRSFLLDLLNASNLLKRSRPEEDQLTLVFVETKKGADQLEEYLDSDGYPVTSIHGDRTQREREEALRRFRTGQTPILVATAVAARGLDIPHVRHVINFDLPSDVEEYVHRIGRTGRMGNLGVATSFFNDSNRGLARDLVELLVEAKQDVPNWLTSTAADGRLGGSGRRAGSRSGGGRFSSAGGSGFGARDFRTQPRQPPRSAGASSIGSGFGYGSGGGSYGGNYGGSYGGGGAGGGSGGPDWWDS; encoded by the exons atgagtaatgtTACCAACCAAAATGGAACAGGTCTAGAGCAGCAG CTTGCTGGTCTGGACTTGCAGCCTCAGGCTCCTAAGAGTGCTGGCCGCTACATTCCCCCGCATCTGCGCAGGCAGTTGCAGGCCAACACTTCTCAAG GTCGTGATCAGGGATATCAAAATGGCGAGTCAGATCGCTGGAGCGAGAACGACAGATGGGGTTCCGGCGGTGGTGGCGGCGGTGGtggcagcggcggcggcggcggcggcggcggcggcgggcgcggcggcagCTCGGGCGGCGAGCGTGAGCGCGGCATGCAGCGCGACGTGCGACGCGATGAGGACTTCAACGAGCCGCCGCAGCCGCGCAACGACCGCTGGAAGGAGCCGGAGCCGCGCCCGGACGACCGCGGCAATTCGCGCTGGGCCTCTGACGATGTCCGCCGTTCAAGCTCTCGCAGGGATGAG AATGACTGGACGGTCCCGCTACCTCGCGACGAGCGGCAGGAGTTGGAGCTGTTTGGCACGGGCAATACCGGGATCAACTTCTCCAAGTACGAGGACATCCCGGTCGAGGCCAGCGGTGACCGCGTGCCGGATTTCATTACTAGC TTCGAGGATGTTAACCTGACGGAAATCATGCGGTCGAACATAAGCCTCGCTCGCTACGACAAGCCCACTCCGGTCCAGAAGTACGCGATCCCGATCGTGCTCGGGCACCGGGACGTGATGGCGTGCGCGCAGACCGGCTCCGGCAAGACGGCCGCCTTCCTCGTGCCCATACTCAACCAGATGTACGAGGCGGGACCGGTCAAGCATATGGG ACCTTACAATCGACGCAAGCAGTACCCGCTGGGCCTCGTGCTGGCGCCCACTCGAGAGCTTGCTACTCAGATTTTCGATGAAGCACGGAAGTTCGCCTACCGCTCCCGTGTGCGCCCTTGTGTGGT gtatggTGGTTCACCGATCCATGAGCAGTTCCGCGAGCTGGAGCGCGGCTGCCACCTGCTGGTGGCAACGCCGGGCCGCCTGGTGGACATGCTGGCGCGCGGGCGCGTCGCGCTCGACCACTGCCGCCATCTCGTGCTCGACGAGGCCGACCGCATGTTGGACATGGGCTTCGAGCCGCAGATCCGCAAGATCGTCGAGTGCCACACCATGCCCAAGACCGGCGAGCGCCAGACTCTCATGTTCTCCGCCACCTTCCCCAAGCAGATTCAAGTGCTGGCGCAGGACTTCTTGAGCAACTACGTCTTCTTGGCGGTGGGACGAGTCGGTTCCACTTCTGAGAACATTACCCAGAAG GTGGTCTGGGTGGAAGAGTCACAAAAGCGCTCGTTCTTACTGGACTTGCTGAACGCTTCTAACTTGCTGAAACGTTCCCGCCCCGAGGAGGATCAACTCACCTTGGTGTTTGTTGAGACTAAGAAAG GAGCGGATCAACTGGAGGAGTACTTGGACAGCGACGGGTACCCGGTGACGTCGATCCACGGCGACCGCACGCAGCGCGAGCGCGAGGAGGCGCTGCGCCGCTTCCGCACGGGACAGACGCCCATTCTCGTCGCCACCGCCGTGGCTGCTAGAG GACTCGACATACCGCACGTGCGTCACGTGATCAACTTCGACCTGCCGTCCGACGTGGAGGAGTACGTGCACCGCATCGGGCGTACCGGCCGCATGGGCAACCTGGGCGTGGCCACGTCCTTCTTCAACGACTCCAACCGCGGGCTCGCGCGCGACCTCGTCGAGCTGCTGGTCGAGGCCAAGCAGGATGTGCCcaa TTGGCTGACGAGCACCGCTGCGGACGGGCGTCTGGGCGGCAgcggccgccgcgccggcagtcGCTCAGGCGGCGGGCGCTTCAGCAGCGCCGGTGGCAGCGGCTTCGGTGCCCGCGACTTCCGCACACAGCCGCGCCAGCCGCCGAGGAGCGCTGGAGCCTCTTCTATCGGTTCTG GATTTGGATATGGAAGCGGCGGCGGTTCATACGGCGGCAACTACGGCGGGTCatacggcggcggcggcgccggcggcggcagcggcggcCCCGACTGGTGGGACTCGTAA